In Hoeflea ulvae, one genomic interval encodes:
- the iolB gene encoding 5-deoxy-glucuronate isomerase, whose amino-acid sequence MSDLLVHPAGKTGKIHDITVESAKTPKSPGWNYVGFGVYRLKAGESAAEATGDREAILVLVEGKANISAGSESFGELGQRMNVFERTKPACVYVPNDSDWTATATTDCTLAICTAPGTGNHTARVLEVPDLATRGKGSNTRYIFPIAMEESDVADSLLVTEVFTPAGNWSSYPPHRHDEDNYPDMTYLEETYYHRLNPEQGYGHQRVFTEDGSLDETMSVSNHDVVLVPKGHHPCGAPHGYDMYYLNVMAGPMRKWRFQNHPDHDWIAQRDA is encoded by the coding sequence ATGTCAGATCTCCTGGTGCACCCGGCTGGAAAGACCGGCAAGATTCATGACATTACGGTCGAAAGCGCCAAAACGCCCAAATCACCAGGCTGGAACTATGTCGGCTTTGGAGTGTATCGCCTGAAAGCCGGTGAAAGCGCCGCGGAGGCGACCGGCGACCGCGAGGCGATCCTGGTGCTGGTTGAAGGCAAGGCCAACATTTCGGCCGGCAGCGAGAGCTTTGGCGAACTCGGCCAGCGCATGAATGTATTCGAACGCACCAAGCCCGCCTGTGTCTACGTCCCCAATGACAGCGACTGGACAGCCACGGCGACAACGGATTGCACGCTGGCCATCTGCACCGCGCCCGGCACGGGCAATCACACCGCACGTGTGCTCGAGGTTCCGGATCTCGCCACCCGCGGCAAGGGGTCCAACACACGCTATATTTTCCCGATCGCCATGGAAGAAAGCGATGTCGCGGATTCGCTTCTTGTCACCGAGGTTTTCACCCCTGCGGGCAACTGGTCGTCCTATCCGCCGCACCGTCATGACGAGGACAATTATCCTGACATGACCTATCTGGAAGAGACCTATTATCACCGTCTCAATCCCGAGCAGGGCTATGGCCACCAGCGGGTCTTTACCGAGGACGGGTCACTGGACGAAACCATGAGCGTCTCGAACCACGACGTGGTGCTGGTGCCCAAGGGTCATCATCCCTGTGGCGCGCCGCATGGCTACGACATGTATTATCTCAACGTGATGGCCGGTCCGATGCGCAAATGGCGGTTCCAGAACCACCCCGATCACGACTGGATCGCCCAGCGCGACGCCTGA
- a CDS encoding Dabb family protein yields MIRHFVHLRFARDTSEADRQALYNDLAGLSGHIDGILDFQHRTNISVEAPLVRGFDDMFWFDFADINVRNAYLEDSVHQAIGARIVAKLDGGADGVFVCDIDL; encoded by the coding sequence ATGATCCGCCACTTCGTTCATTTGCGGTTTGCAAGAGACACGTCCGAGGCCGACAGGCAGGCGCTGTATAATGATCTCGCCGGCCTCTCCGGCCACATTGACGGGATCCTGGATTTCCAGCATCGCACCAATATAAGTGTCGAAGCTCCGCTTGTGCGCGGCTTTGACGACATGTTCTGGTTTGACTTTGCTGACATTAACGTCAGAAATGCCTATCTCGAAGACAGTGTTCATCAAGCCATTGGCGCCCGGATCGTGGCGAAGCTCGACGGCGGTGCGGATGGCGTATTTGTGTGTGATATTGACCTGTGA
- a CDS encoding PLP-dependent aminotransferase family protein, with protein MTIWRPDPSLLRRPAYLSLAEQFTRAIQGGVLANGARLPTHRRLADDLGLSVQTVSRAYEELIRRGLIAGEVGRGSFVQTQSGEPGSPYLPERLGELIDLSILKPVCDQIHLDRMREAFAWLGENLPSSSALSFRPNMVFPRHRQVAAEWLAQCGLDVSPLNICITNGATPAMTVAMMSVAQPGATIAAEAISHHTLKPLSTSLGLHLKGVAIDHDGMIPEALDEICRNSSIRAVFLQPSVINPIATQMSRERRVALAEIAERHDIAIIENDVLGPLIQASVPPMAAIAPDRTLYITSFTKITVPGVRIGYLAAPDRYVSAVTNRHLVSNWMATPAIAEIATRWVGDGTAGELVDWQRKALVVRHAIAGEKLAGLDCRAHPQSLHVWLHLPAGHTEEGFVSQARLRGVAIAPGSSFRIADLGWRPAVRISLGSTTEQELGIGLDVIASMAIGDPEAALLVI; from the coding sequence ATGACAATATGGCGCCCCGATCCCTCACTGCTCCGGCGTCCGGCCTATCTCTCGCTGGCGGAGCAATTCACCCGGGCGATCCAGGGCGGCGTGCTGGCCAATGGCGCCCGGTTGCCGACGCATCGGCGATTAGCCGATGACCTTGGTCTTTCGGTACAGACCGTCAGCCGCGCCTATGAGGAATTGATCCGCCGCGGCCTTATCGCCGGAGAAGTCGGGCGTGGCAGTTTCGTGCAAACCCAGTCGGGGGAGCCGGGCTCGCCCTATCTGCCGGAGCGGCTGGGTGAACTGATCGACCTGTCGATCCTCAAGCCGGTCTGCGACCAGATCCATCTCGACCGGATGCGCGAAGCCTTTGCCTGGCTGGGCGAGAATCTGCCGTCGAGCTCGGCCTTGTCGTTCCGCCCCAACATGGTTTTTCCGCGCCATCGCCAGGTCGCCGCCGAATGGCTGGCCCAGTGCGGGCTCGACGTGTCTCCGCTCAACATATGCATCACCAATGGCGCAACGCCGGCCATGACCGTGGCGATGATGAGCGTGGCCCAGCCCGGCGCCACCATCGCCGCTGAAGCCATCAGCCATCACACGCTCAAGCCGCTCTCGACCTCTCTCGGACTGCATCTCAAGGGCGTGGCCATCGATCATGACGGCATGATCCCCGAAGCGCTAGACGAGATCTGCCGCAACAGCAGCATTCGTGCGGTGTTCCTGCAGCCTTCGGTCATCAATCCTATTGCGACACAGATGAGCCGGGAGCGCCGTGTCGCTCTGGCCGAAATTGCCGAACGGCACGACATCGCCATCATCGAGAACGATGTTCTCGGGCCGCTTATCCAGGCAAGCGTGCCGCCGATGGCCGCCATTGCGCCGGACCGTACGCTCTACATCACGAGCTTCACCAAGATCACGGTCCCCGGCGTCAGGATCGGTTATCTGGCGGCACCGGATCGCTATGTCTCAGCAGTGACCAACCGGCACCTGGTTTCCAACTGGATGGCGACGCCGGCGATCGCCGAGATTGCCACCCGCTGGGTGGGCGACGGGACCGCAGGCGAGCTCGTTGACTGGCAGCGCAAGGCGCTGGTGGTGCGGCATGCCATTGCCGGGGAAAAGCTTGCCGGGCTGGATTGCCGGGCGCATCCGCAAAGCCTGCATGTCTGGCTGCATCTGCCGGCGGGCCACACCGAAGAGGGTTTCGTGTCCCAGGCGCGGCTGCGCGGGGTGGCCATCGCGCCTGGCTCCTCCTTCCGTATCGCCGATCTCGGCTGGCGTCCGGCTGTGCGGATTTCGCTTGGGTCAACCACAGAGCAAGAGCTCGGCATCGGTCTTGATGTCATCGCATCCATGGCGATCGGAGATCCGGAAGCGGCATTGCTTGTGATTTGA
- the eutC gene encoding ectoine utilization protein EutC, with protein sequence MAWMKILTERDLKSLVSLDADAVACVENAFHALATKAVVMPPILRLDIPEYRGEVDVKAAYVPGIEGFAIKISPGFFDNPKIGLPSTSGMMVLLSSRTGQVQALLLDNGYLTDLRTAAAGAVAAKHLSRPDSAIAAIFGAGIQARLQLKALMLVRPIREARIWARDDAKAKALAGELTAELGIPVTAFADPKAAIAGADIIVTTTPSATPILKADWLAPGQHITAMGSDAEHKNELEPALIANAGLYIADSLNQTRRLGELHHAITVGLVGSATEFAELGQLVAGQKPGRSDAGQVTVADLTGTGIQDTAIASLAHDRARAAGAGAVFES encoded by the coding sequence ATGGCCTGGATGAAAATACTCACCGAGAGGGATCTCAAATCACTCGTGTCTCTCGACGCAGACGCGGTCGCTTGCGTGGAGAATGCGTTTCATGCGCTGGCCACCAAGGCCGTGGTGATGCCGCCGATCCTGCGCCTCGATATTCCCGAATACCGGGGAGAGGTCGATGTGAAAGCCGCCTATGTGCCCGGCATCGAAGGCTTTGCCATCAAGATCAGCCCGGGCTTTTTCGACAATCCGAAGATCGGCTTGCCCAGCACCAGCGGCATGATGGTTTTGCTGTCGAGCCGCACCGGCCAGGTTCAGGCGCTGCTGCTCGACAATGGCTATCTCACCGATCTGCGCACCGCTGCGGCCGGAGCGGTGGCGGCAAAGCACCTGTCGCGTCCGGACTCCGCCATCGCCGCGATTTTCGGTGCAGGCATACAGGCGCGGCTGCAGCTCAAGGCCCTGATGCTGGTGCGGCCAATCCGCGAGGCCCGGATCTGGGCGCGCGATGACGCCAAGGCAAAGGCGCTGGCGGGTGAATTAACCGCAGAGCTTGGCATTCCGGTCACGGCTTTTGCCGATCCAAAGGCTGCCATCGCCGGCGCCGACATCATCGTGACGACGACGCCATCCGCCACGCCGATCCTGAAGGCCGACTGGCTCGCGCCGGGCCAGCACATTACGGCAATGGGCTCGGATGCCGAACACAAGAACGAACTCGAACCAGCGCTGATCGCCAATGCCGGGCTCTATATTGCCGACAGCCTGAACCAGACCCGTCGGTTGGGTGAACTCCATCACGCGATTACGGTCGGGCTGGTCGGGTCAGCTACTGAATTTGCCGAGCTTGGACAGCTGGTCGCGGGGCAAAAGCCCGGCCGCAGCGATGCCGGACAGGTCACCGTCGCGGATCTGACCGGGACCGGCATCCAGGATACCGCGATTGCCTCGCTCGCCCATGACCGCGCCCGGGCCGCCGGGGCGGGAGCCGTCTTCGAAAGCTGA
- a CDS encoding aspartate aminotransferase family protein — MLDQSNELNAWDRDHFFHPSTHMGTHARGESPTRLITGGEGVYITDSTGKTSLDAFAGLYCVNVGYGRQKIADAIAEQAKNLAYYHAYVGHGTEASITLSKMIIDRAPENMSRVYYGLSGSDANETNIKLIWYYNNVLGRPEKKKIISRWRGYHGSGVMTGSLTGLDLFHTAFDLPRAPILHTEAPYFFRREDRSQTEEQFSQHCADKLEEMILEEGPDTVAAFIGEPILGTGGIVPPPAGYWAKIQTVLDRYDILLVADEVVTGFGRLGTMFGSDHYGMKPDLITIAKGLTSAYAPLSGVIVGDKVWEVLVQGSDKLGSIGHGWTYSAHPICVAAGVANLDLIDELGLVENAGSTGAYFRSELAKAVGGHKHVGDVRGDGMIAAVEFVEDRDDRKFFDPAKKIGPQVAAALAERNVIGRAMPQGDILGFAPPLCLTREEADIVVKAAAEAIDEVFANL, encoded by the coding sequence ATGCTCGACCAAAGCAACGAACTCAACGCCTGGGACCGGGACCACTTCTTCCACCCGTCGACCCATATGGGCACTCATGCCCGCGGCGAAAGCCCGACCCGGCTCATCACCGGCGGCGAAGGTGTCTACATCACCGATTCCACCGGCAAGACCAGCCTTGATGCCTTTGCCGGACTTTACTGCGTCAATGTCGGCTATGGCCGCCAGAAGATTGCCGATGCGATCGCCGAGCAGGCCAAGAATCTCGCCTATTACCACGCCTATGTCGGCCACGGCACCGAGGCCTCGATCACGCTGTCCAAGATGATCATCGACCGTGCGCCCGAAAACATGAGCCGGGTCTATTACGGCCTCTCGGGCTCGGACGCCAACGAGACCAACATCAAGCTGATCTGGTACTACAACAATGTGCTCGGCCGGCCGGAGAAGAAGAAGATCATCTCGCGCTGGCGCGGATATCACGGCTCGGGCGTCATGACCGGTTCGCTGACCGGGCTGGACCTGTTCCACACCGCCTTCGACCTGCCGCGCGCGCCGATCCTGCACACCGAAGCACCCTATTTCTTCCGCCGCGAAGACCGCAGCCAGACCGAGGAGCAGTTCTCGCAGCATTGCGCCGACAAGCTGGAGGAGATGATCCTCGAAGAAGGTCCCGACACCGTCGCAGCCTTCATCGGCGAGCCGATCCTGGGTACCGGCGGCATTGTGCCGCCACCGGCCGGCTACTGGGCCAAGATCCAGACTGTGCTCGATAGATACGACATCCTGCTCGTCGCCGACGAAGTGGTCACCGGCTTCGGCCGTCTCGGCACCATGTTCGGCTCCGACCATTACGGCATGAAGCCGGACCTGATCACCATCGCCAAGGGCCTGACCTCGGCCTATGCACCGCTGTCTGGCGTCATTGTTGGCGACAAGGTGTGGGAAGTTCTGGTCCAGGGCTCCGACAAGCTTGGCTCCATCGGCCACGGCTGGACCTATTCGGCGCATCCGATCTGCGTGGCCGCCGGTGTCGCCAATTTGGACCTGATCGACGAGCTCGGGCTTGTCGAGAATGCGGGCTCCACCGGCGCCTATTTCCGCTCCGAGCTGGCCAAGGCTGTCGGCGGCCACAAGCATGTCGGCGATGTCCGCGGCGACGGCATGATCGCGGCAGTCGAATTCGTCGAGGACCGCGATGACCGCAAATTCTTCGATCCGGCCAAAAAGATCGGACCGCAGGTTGCTGCAGCCCTGGCAGAACGCAATGTCATCGGCCGGGCCATGCCGCAGGGTGATATTCTCGGCTTCGCGCCGCCGCTCTGCCTGACACGGGAAGAAGCCGACATCGTCGTGAAGGCGGCGGCGGAAGCGATCGACGAGGTCTTTGCCAACCTGTAG
- the purU gene encoding formyltetrahydrofolate deformylase has translation MTSFALRVQCQSRRGIVAAVSTFLAEQNCNITDSAQFDDVETGNFFMRMSFRSEGGRSIDDLVNGFASVSKAFDMEAEFFDEAVKRKIVIMVSGFGHCLNDLLYRWRIGGLPVEIVAVISNHMDYQKLVVNHDIPFHCIKVTKANKPDAEARIMNVVEETGAELIVLARYMQILSDDMCQKMSGRIINIHHSFLPSFKGANPYKQAFERGVKLIGATSHYVTADLDEGPIIEQDTIRVTHAQSAEDYVALGRDVESQVLARAIHAHIHGRVFVNGNKTVVFPPSPGSFASERRG, from the coding sequence ATGACAAGCTTCGCCCTACGCGTTCAATGCCAGTCCCGGCGTGGCATTGTCGCAGCCGTATCGACCTTTCTGGCTGAGCAGAATTGCAACATCACCGACAGTGCCCAGTTCGATGATGTCGAGACCGGCAATTTCTTCATGCGGATGAGTTTCAGATCCGAAGGCGGCCGCAGCATCGACGATCTCGTCAACGGATTCGCCTCGGTGTCGAAGGCTTTCGACATGGAGGCCGAGTTTTTCGACGAGGCGGTCAAGCGCAAGATCGTCATCATGGTGTCGGGCTTCGGCCATTGCCTCAACGACCTGCTTTACCGCTGGCGGATCGGCGGCCTTCCGGTCGAGATCGTTGCCGTCATCTCCAATCACATGGATTACCAGAAGCTGGTGGTAAATCACGACATCCCGTTTCACTGCATCAAGGTGACAAAGGCCAACAAGCCGGATGCCGAAGCGCGGATCATGAACGTGGTGGAAGAGACCGGTGCGGAGCTGATCGTGTTGGCGCGTTACATGCAGATTCTCTCCGACGACATGTGCCAGAAGATGTCCGGGCGGATTATCAATATCCACCACTCCTTTCTGCCGTCCTTCAAGGGCGCCAACCCTTACAAACAGGCCTTCGAGCGTGGCGTGAAGCTGATTGGCGCGACCTCGCATTATGTCACGGCGGATCTGGATGAAGGGCCGATCATCGAGCAGGACACCATACGTGTCACCCACGCACAGTCGGCCGAGGACTATGTCGCGCTCGGTCGTGATGTCGAATCCCAGGTGCTGGCCCGCGCCATCCATGCCCATATCCACGGCCGGGTTTTCGTCAACGGCAACAAGACGGTGGTGTTTCCGCCATCGCCGGGCTCGTTTGCCTCCGAACGCAGGGGCTGA
- the doeA gene encoding ectoine hydrolase DoeA (DoeA (degradation of ectoine A) is also called EutD (ectoine utilization D).), which yields MTHSNLKFSLAEYGARLAKTRRAMEAKGIDLLIVSDPSNMNWLTSYDGWSFYVHQAVIVPPTGEPVWFGRGQDGNGARLTAYLDDGNIIGYPDHYVQSTERHPMDYLSGILADKGFGKLTIGVEMDNYWFSAAAFASLVRHLPNARFVDATALVNWQRAVKSETEIKYMRNAARIVEAMHARIFDRIEVGMRKCDLVAEIYDAGIRGVDGPDGRIGGDYPAIVPLLPSGVEASAPHLTWNDQPLRKGEGTFFEIAGCYNRYHVPLSRTVFLGKPTVAFLDAEKATAEGMDEGLAMARPGNTCEDIANAFFAVLKRHGIVKDNRTGYPIGLSYPPDWGERTMSLRPGDRTVLEPGMTFHFMTGLWLEDMGFEITESILITETGVECLANVPRKLVVKD from the coding sequence ATGACACATTCCAACCTCAAGTTTTCACTGGCTGAATACGGCGCGCGGCTAGCCAAAACCCGCCGGGCGATGGAAGCCAAGGGGATTGATCTGCTGATCGTCAGCGATCCCTCCAACATGAACTGGCTCACCAGCTATGACGGCTGGTCGTTCTATGTGCACCAGGCGGTGATCGTACCGCCCACGGGGGAGCCGGTCTGGTTCGGCCGCGGCCAGGATGGCAATGGCGCCAGGCTGACCGCCTATCTCGATGACGGCAACATCATCGGCTATCCGGATCACTATGTTCAATCGACCGAGCGGCACCCGATGGATTATCTGTCGGGCATTCTGGCCGACAAGGGCTTTGGCAAGCTCACCATCGGCGTCGAGATGGACAATTACTGGTTCTCGGCCGCAGCCTTCGCTTCGCTGGTCAGGCATCTGCCCAACGCCCGCTTTGTCGACGCCACCGCGCTGGTCAACTGGCAGCGCGCGGTCAAGAGCGAGACCGAGATCAAATATATGCGCAATGCGGCCCGCATCGTCGAGGCCATGCATGCGCGTATCTTCGACAGGATCGAAGTCGGCATGCGCAAATGCGATCTGGTGGCGGAAATCTATGATGCCGGCATTCGCGGCGTCGATGGTCCCGACGGGCGCATCGGCGGCGATTATCCGGCGATCGTGCCCCTGCTGCCCTCGGGCGTCGAGGCATCCGCGCCGCACCTCACCTGGAATGACCAGCCGCTGCGAAAGGGCGAGGGGACCTTTTTCGAGATCGCCGGCTGCTACAACCGCTATCATGTTCCGCTGTCGCGCACGGTGTTCCTCGGCAAGCCAACGGTTGCCTTTCTCGATGCCGAAAAGGCAACCGCCGAGGGCATGGACGAGGGGCTTGCCATGGCCAGGCCGGGCAACACCTGCGAGGACATCGCCAATGCGTTTTTTGCGGTGTTGAAGAGGCATGGCATCGTCAAGGACAACCGCACCGGCTACCCGATCGGCCTGTCCTACCCGCCGGACTGGGGCGAGCGCACCATGAGCCTGCGCCCGGGAGACAGGACCGTGCTCGAACCCGGCATGACCTTCCATTTCATGACCGGTCTGTGGCTCGAGGACATGGGCTTCGAGATCACGGAAAGCATTCTCATCACCGAAACCGGCGTCGAGTGCCTTGCCAATGTGCCGCGCAAGCTTGTCGTGAAGGATTAA
- a CDS encoding glycerate kinase type-2 family protein, producing the protein MTDPRKQEFLAGLFEAAVLRADPKRALMDALPQKPKGRTVVVGAGKGAAQLAAAFEELWDGPLSGTVVTRYGYATPCRTIKVLEASHPVPDSAGLAATEALFDTVSGLTADDLVVALVCGGGSALLPAPPEGLTLADEQELNQVLLASGAPIGVMNAIRKHASRIKGGRLAAAAWPAKVVSLVVSDVPGDEACQVASGPTIPDALTLSEVQAMISARAIALPEKIRAHLASGRDLPPRPDDAVFANNEVRVIASARLSLEAAAELARRAGVDAVILSDAVEGEARDVGLVHAAIAREVASRDRPFVKPVVMLSGGETTVTLRGKGRGGRNTEFLLSLAAAIDGVEDISALAADTDGIDGSEDNAGAFADGSTSGRLRAQGLDPLASLASNDAWGAFDAIGDLFVTGPTGTNVNDFRAILVGDLPDQG; encoded by the coding sequence GTGACTGATCCAAGAAAGCAAGAATTTCTCGCCGGCCTGTTCGAGGCCGCGGTTCTGCGCGCCGACCCGAAACGCGCGCTGATGGATGCGCTGCCGCAAAAGCCCAAGGGCCGGACCGTTGTGGTCGGCGCCGGCAAGGGGGCCGCGCAGCTGGCTGCCGCCTTTGAAGAGCTCTGGGATGGCCCGCTGAGCGGCACGGTGGTGACCCGGTATGGTTACGCCACGCCCTGCAGGACCATCAAGGTGCTGGAAGCCAGCCACCCGGTGCCCGACAGCGCCGGGCTGGCGGCAACGGAGGCACTGTTTGATACGGTTTCCGGACTGACCGCCGATGATCTGGTGGTGGCTCTTGTTTGCGGTGGCGGCTCGGCACTGCTGCCGGCCCCGCCGGAAGGTCTGACGCTCGCCGATGAGCAGGAGCTCAACCAGGTGCTGCTTGCTTCCGGCGCTCCGATCGGGGTGATGAACGCAATCAGAAAGCACGCCAGCCGCATCAAGGGCGGCAGGCTTGCCGCCGCGGCCTGGCCGGCGAAAGTGGTGTCGCTTGTGGTGTCCGATGTGCCCGGTGATGAGGCCTGCCAGGTCGCGTCCGGCCCGACCATTCCCGATGCGCTGACCTTGAGCGAAGTCCAGGCGATGATTTCCGCCCGCGCCATTGCGCTGCCCGAAAAGATCCGCGCCCATCTGGCCAGCGGCAGGGATTTGCCGCCGCGCCCGGATGATGCGGTGTTTGCAAACAACGAGGTCCGCGTCATCGCGTCGGCGCGATTGTCGCTCGAGGCCGCTGCCGAACTGGCCAGGCGTGCGGGCGTGGATGCGGTGATCCTGTCGGATGCGGTGGAAGGCGAGGCGCGCGATGTCGGGCTGGTTCATGCCGCCATCGCCCGGGAAGTGGCAAGCCGTGACCGGCCTTTCGTCAAGCCGGTGGTGATGCTTTCGGGTGGCGAAACCACCGTCACCTTGCGCGGCAAAGGACGGGGCGGACGCAACACCGAGTTTCTGCTGTCACTTGCTGCCGCCATTGACGGCGTCGAGGACATATCGGCCCTTGCCGCCGACACCGATGGCATTGATGGATCCGAAGACAATGCCGGGGCTTTTGCCGACGGCTCGACATCCGGACGGCTGCGCGCTCAAGGCCTGGATCCGCTCGCCAGCCTGGCTTCCAATGATGCCTGGGGCGCTTTCGACGCCATCGGCGATCTGTTCGTCACCGGCCCGACCGGGACCAATGTCAATGATTTTCGGGCCATTCTGGTCGGCGACCTGCCGGATCAGGGATAA
- a CDS encoding Lrp/AsnC family transcriptional regulator, translating to MKLDAIDLRILTAVQADGRITKLALAEKAGLSPTPCWMRLRKLEKAGIIAGYHAHIDVRRLAPVASVLMEVTLTNHRQADFERFERAVAATDEITACWSVGGGVDYILKIMASDIDAYQRLVDSLLDRELGIDRYFTYIITKTVKDETVLSLKTLIPEPQ from the coding sequence ATGAAACTCGACGCCATCGACCTGCGCATTCTGACAGCCGTGCAAGCGGACGGACGCATCACCAAGCTGGCGCTTGCGGAAAAGGCAGGCCTGTCGCCGACACCCTGCTGGATGCGGCTGCGCAAGCTGGAAAAGGCCGGCATCATCGCCGGCTATCATGCCCATATTGACGTCCGCCGCCTGGCTCCCGTGGCCAGTGTCCTGATGGAGGTGACGCTTACCAATCACCGTCAGGCCGATTTCGAACGTTTCGAACGCGCGGTCGCCGCGACCGACGAAATCACCGCCTGCTGGTCGGTCGGCGGCGGGGTGGACTATATACTGAAGATCATGGCATCCGACATCGACGCCTATCAGCGCCTGGTTGACAGCCTGCTGGACCGCGAACTCGGCATCGACCGCTATTTCACCTATATCATCACCAAGACGGTGAAGGACGAAACAGTGCTGTCGCTCAAGACGCTGATACCGGAGCCGCAATAG
- the eutB gene encoding hydroxyectoine utilization dehydratase EutB, translated as MTGSLPVTISDIEAAARRISGRILRTPFVNSASLSKLCGVPVGLKLEHHQTTGAFKLRGATNAVLMLTPEERARGVVAASTGNHGRALAHAAKAEGSVATICMSRLVPQNKIDEIRNLGAHVRIVGKSQDEAQQDVDRLVREDGLVMVPPFDHPAVTAGQGTLGLEILEDMPEVATVLVPVSGGGLAAGVAAAIKARKPQTRIIGITMERGAAMKASLDAGAPVMVEECPSLADSLGGGIGLDNQVTFAICRDLLDDIILLNEDEIAAGMRHAYAEEREIIEGAGAVGIAALLAGKVKKIDGSVAIILSGRNVDMAVHRRVINGQNDPWTEAAPWPG; from the coding sequence ATGACCGGATCTCTCCCCGTGACAATCAGCGACATCGAGGCCGCGGCGCGTCGAATCTCCGGGCGCATACTGCGCACACCGTTCGTCAATTCGGCCTCGCTGAGCAAACTGTGCGGTGTACCGGTCGGCCTCAAGCTCGAGCATCATCAGACAACAGGCGCCTTCAAACTGCGCGGCGCCACCAATGCGGTCCTGATGCTGACACCGGAAGAACGCGCGCGCGGCGTGGTTGCCGCCTCGACCGGCAATCACGGCCGGGCGCTCGCCCATGCCGCCAAGGCGGAAGGCTCGGTCGCCACCATCTGCATGTCGCGACTGGTGCCGCAGAACAAGATCGACGAGATCCGCAATCTGGGCGCCCATGTCCGCATAGTCGGCAAGTCACAGGACGAGGCCCAGCAGGACGTCGACCGGCTGGTCCGGGAAGACGGGCTGGTCATGGTGCCGCCCTTCGATCACCCGGCCGTGACCGCCGGCCAGGGCACGCTGGGGCTAGAAATTCTTGAGGACATGCCCGAGGTCGCAACCGTGCTGGTGCCGGTGTCCGGCGGCGGGCTGGCGGCCGGTGTGGCCGCAGCAATCAAGGCGCGAAAGCCGCAAACCCGGATCATCGGCATCACCATGGAGCGCGGTGCTGCGATGAAAGCCAGCCTCGACGCCGGGGCTCCGGTGATGGTTGAGGAGTGTCCAAGCCTGGCGGATTCGCTCGGCGGCGGCATCGGGCTCGATAACCAGGTGACCTTTGCCATCTGCCGCGATCTGCTCGATGACATCATTCTGCTGAACGAAGACGAAATCGCTGCCGGCATGCGCCATGCCTATGCCGAAGAACGCGAGATCATCGAAGGCGCAGGCGCGGTCGGGATCGCGGCATTGCTCGCCGGAAAGGTCAAGAAAATCGATGGGTCTGTGGCGATCATCCTGTCCGGGCGCAATGTCGACATGGCGGTGCACCGGCGGGTGATCAACGGGCAAAACGATCCGTGGACGGAGGCGGCACCATGGCCTGGATGA